AACACTCTCACCGTTGGGAGAATCGGGGGTCTTAAAACAGCTTTAGGTATTTGTTGTGCCATTCTTATCCATACTTCTGCTGCTGTATTAGGACTATCAGCAATCATTATGAAATCAGCGTTTTTATTTTCTGTCTTCAAATACGTTGGCGCTGTTTACTTAATTTATCTGGGTGTTAAGACTTTATTGTCTTTAAGGAAAAGGGAAGAAGCAGCAAGTGTTGAGATGAACACAAAAAGCCAGTTTAAAAACACATCTTGTTTTAAACAAGGATTCCTTACCAATATCCTAAATCCCAAAGTTGCTGTCTTTTTCTTAACTTTTTTGCCTCAATTCGTGGACTCTGGAAGCAATACCTTTCTACCGTTTCTTATAATGGGTATCATCTTTACTGTATTGACTGCCATATGGTATTTACTTTATGTCTATTTAATTAATCAGATTAGTGCTTTTATGAAAAAACCTAAAGCACAAAATATTATTGAAGGAATCACAGGTACTATACTGATAGGTTTTGGTATAAAACTAGCTCTAGAAAAGACTCATAATTAGATTATTTTTATTTATAAGGTAAGACGGACCCTTGATTTTCCAAAATCGAGGGGGCTTATTTTTTGCCGGATAACTTATCTTTATCAATCTTGTTTAGATGCTTAATACAATTTATTTAAAAATTACACCTTTTCCACAACACGTTATTCAAGAATACGGCCCTACAGTGGCAAATTAGGCGCTATCCTTTATTTCCGGATTAGCGCCCGATTGAAAAATAAACGAAAGTTAAAACCTGATTCTTTTTTACGTGTAACTTAATTACTCGTAAGTGACTGTTTGAATTCATCTACTCTACTATTCATTTGATTTGGTTTAACACTAAACTCTGGCGTCTGGTAATTTGGTAACCAATTCACTCCTACCGTGAAAACGTTAGCCTGATTGCCAGCCAAAATGTCAGCATTACTATCTCCCAAAAAAACAGTTTCATTGTTTTTTACGGCAAGCTGTTCCAATGCCTTATTGACTCCCTCGGGATGGGGTTTCGGGTTGTTAACGTCATCTCCCGTAATAATGACGTCAAATAAGTCGTTCATATTAAGGTGTTCTAAGGAAATAAATAAACTTCTTTTTGCTTTTCCTGTCACTATCCCTAATTTATAACCTTCACTTTTTAAAAACAATAGCAAATCGTTTATTTCCTTATTATCAAGAACAAGCTCACGATGTCGTTCATTATATTTCTCATAATATAATTCTATTGCTTTAATATGGTTAGGATCCGTAAGATTTTCTCTAATAATTCCAGTCTCAGATGGACCAAACATAGCCTTAACTTCATCTGTAGTAACATCAATATTGTCAAATTCTTTGAATACAGTTTGAAATGCATAAAAGCAAATTGGCAAAGTATCAGCAAGAGTACCATCAAAATCAAAAATGATTGCTTTCATAACCACACATCCTTAACAAAAAATTTTATCCAAGGGTTTAGAAATCTGACTGTTAGTCCAATTCATTATTCCATTAAATGGTCCTTATGTATAGAACGGGCGTAGGTCTTATTCCGGAATGGCGCCCGATTGCTTAGGATTAATGGTAACAATTTCATTGATTAATTTCTATTATCCTTGTTACTGCTCTATTTATTCGGAGCATTGGACAACATCTAAAATCAATTTCTAAAAAATTATCACATGGGCTACAGCAACAATTATATATTTTATATCTAAGCGTGCACCACTTTATCCACATAAAAAACCAGTCGCTTTATTAAACGATATTTGTTACAAACCTCAATTACTCCAAGAACTTTTCATATAAATTTATCACGTATGAAAAGATGTTCAGATATACACTAAGATTGTCGAAAAAGGATTACATATATTTGTATAGGGAAAAAGAAAGTAAACACAGAGATTGGAGGTATAGATAGGTTGTCCTATGATGCAGTATTTAGTTGTATGAACGAATTTGTTGAGATGGAAGATATAGTGATTTATCCCTACCCTGATCGTCCATATGGTATACAAATTATTGATCAGGAAGGTGATTTCATCATATTCTTTTTCGACGTCAAAATAGAGCAAGTGGTTTGTATATTTAAAGATGCGGAGGAATTTTGGTTCCGAACATAAAAGGGATTGCCGAACATAATGAAAAATAAATCATAATATCCGTCAAACAAACTTTCAACATTAAAAAGGGTTTGCTATTACTATTCAAATAATGCAAAGAGTACTTTTCCTTCCCTCTCTTCATAAGTACAAATTACTTCTTAAACAGTTTCAATTTATCCCTAAAAATGCTGGAGTGCCAAAACATGTGATTAAGTCTTTAGTCAAAAAAGATTCTTAAAAATAAATCATTATAAAGGGGGGGAGGTAAATGGTTCGCAACAGTGACCAAAAGATGGTACAAGAATTTGAAGAAAAATTAAAAAGACCATTAACGGAGAGCGAATTAGAATTTATATCGTGGTTGATTCAAAAACAAATGAAATCAAGTGCACACGGAATTTCAAAATCCAATAATAATCATGAATAATAATTCTAAAGGTGCATCCAAAAAATTCCTTAAAGGTAATGTGGAAGATACCTTTCTATCCCCCTACCAATAAACCTATTTCAAGATGTTTACTTCAAAACTAAATAATGACGCACAATCACCAACCAGTCATTTCTGGTTGGCTTTATAATATGATTG
The genomic region above belongs to Virgibacillus doumboii and contains:
- a CDS encoding HAD family hydrolase; translated protein: MKAIIFDFDGTLADTLPICFYAFQTVFKEFDNIDVTTDEVKAMFGPSETGIIRENLTDPNHIKAIELYYEKYNERHRELVLDNKEINDLLLFLKSEGYKLGIVTGKAKRSLFISLEHLNMNDLFDVIITGDDVNNPKPHPEGVNKALEQLAVKNNETVFLGDSNADILAGNQANVFTVGVNWLPNYQTPEFSVKPNQMNSRVDEFKQSLTSN
- a CDS encoding LysE family translocator — its product is MENFYLFVIMCIFLIILPGPDIAIVTKNTLTVGRIGGLKTALGICCAILIHTSAAVLGLSAIIMKSAFLFSVFKYVGAVYLIYLGVKTLLSLRKREEAASVEMNTKSQFKNTSCFKQGFLTNILNPKVAVFFLTFLPQFVDSGSNTFLPFLIMGIIFTVLTAIWYLLYVYLINQISAFMKKPKAQNIIEGITGTILIGFGIKLALEKTHN
- a CDS encoding DUF3684 domain-containing protein; this translates as MVRNSDQKMVQEFEEKLKRPLTESELEFISWLIQKQMKSSAHGISKSNNNHE